The region ACAACCAATTAATTATGCAATGTAATGTAATTAATGAATCGTGTATGAGCATCATAATTACTTGGTTAACAAAGATAATCAAACACAGCCACACAGGGGAATGGAAAGGTAATTAGTAGTAGTAAACAGTAAAGGCGGCACTCGCTCTCCGAATTTCCCCAGTGTTATTAAACACCTAAGTAAATAAAGCTGTGCTTAATTTGCAATCaacaaatgtaaaaaaaaaatattgtgagtCCTGTCAGACAACTGAGCAACCCTACGCCGGAGTAAACCAGAGAAGCAATCCTGGCCGTTAATCACGCGCTCTGGCCCAGAGGTCATTGTCTCATCAACCAGGAAAAGCCTCCTTTCCGGTAAAGGACGCAACTGTACGAGCCTATAGAATAGATCCTGTTCAAGTAAGGTCATGCCGCTAGAGTCCCGGCTGAAGCTTATAATCAGCCCCAGTTTCTTCTAAATTGGCGAGGCGGTACTAATGTTCAGCTCCTCGCTCGCGTTACTTCCGTTTCTTCAAGGCCCATGCTTGCAAATATCTTTTTATTCTCTCGATTCTACCGAAGCCGTGTCCGTCTCAGCTCTCGAACAGAAGCCGCGTCACCGCGATGCTTATATAGCCTCATTATTCCGCTTAACTTAACATAAACAAAACGGTTTATTACTCTATATCTgtatctatattattataaaaaaacgtTGACGATTCTGTCATTTTCTTTCGTCCTCATGGACCGTTCTGCACCAGgtcgcgcgccgcgctcgccatCCCACTCGCACCGTCACACGCGATCGTTCGCCGGCCTGTTCGTGCAATGGGCCGCTTCTGGGCCAGGCCGCGGACCACGCACGCAACAAATACACACTTCCGCGCGTTGCACGTATACTCCATGCCGTTCAGGCCCAACTGGCAGGAGACCGCTACTTCTCTACACCGATGCATAGTTGTGAGGTGCAGATCGATGATTTGATCTAGGAATTTACTTAAACACACTTCTTTATGTTTTTAGACGTCTGCTATTTCGTCTGCGCATGAGCATGTATGAGTATGCTGCAATTAATCCGATACATGCATGTTTGGATAATTTGTAACTATTTATTCAATCCAGCATGCATGTTTGGATAAACTAGAGAGTAGAAACCAATACTGTACACAACACTGGATACATTGACCATGCGTATATCATCCAAATATCATTAGTGAGATTATGATCCTAAAATTAAAAGCGATTATCAAAACTCCAAATGCCTTACTCCACTACGCAAAGTAAGAGAAAATCAGCATTCAGCAacattttttcactaaaaataacacacTCAAAGCAACAcggattaaaagaataaaccacgtgggccccacatgtcatccacTCACCCCTTGTCCCCACCCCACCCGTCGTCCTCCGAATAACTTCGTAGCTAAGTCAACTCCGCTCTTATCTCATCAACACGGTGGAGATCTTTTCCCATTTCAACATTTTTCACAAAACACCCTGAAAATGACGTTATTCCACCAAAATCTCCACTCTAGGGACCCCTATTAATATTTCGCATAATTTGATGGGCTTTTATGTAAATTACTCCGCACCTATAGGAGGAGAGcgaggtgagagagagggggaggtggggatcgagagagagagagagagagagctcgtcgtcgccatggGAGGAGGCGTGATgcgcacggcggcgaaggtCGGGATcgcgggcggggcggcgggaaGGTTCCGccacgcggcgccggcgttcgccacggcggccgcctccgccgaggccggcgcggccgtggcggcgcagccgctggtgtccgccgccgcgggcggcgaggTCCCCGCGGTGGCTGCCCCGGGGGTGCAGTgggcgtcggcgtcgtggGAGATGGACGACTGGGAGTTCGCGGACTGGAGGGACGTGGGCGCCGCGGAGCCCGAGgtgacggcggccgggaagccgAGGCTGGTgttcgcgccgccgtcgcgggaggaggccgaggtGGCCACAACCGAGCTTAGGGACGCCATAGACAGGTGAAATATCGCGAATTTTTACAGGATTAGTTTGCCAATTCGTCGATTTGATCAGGATTCGGGGAGGGAGGCCATATATCTATTGTGGAGGATGATAAATCGGGGATGCTTTGTGACATGGTCTGGATTATCTATTAGCGCTTTGTTTCCTGCTTATGATTTTGCTGGCCTGCGAAGTGTTAGGATTCGGATTACGGAGCTCAGGATTTCTTTTGGGTATGTTAGTGGGATCGAAAAGTTGTCACTTGTCAGTACTTTAGGTTTTTAGGAATAGGAAATGAATCGCATCTTTGTTTAGAGCGTTAAGCTTTTGGGTTACAATTGTGATGTGTGGTGATCACTGATCAATCATGGTCCAGTTCACGGCTGCTCCATTTAAAATTGTGAGACAAAAAATAGATTACGTTGTGTcgttattgtattttattttcgaAATACAAACTTCCAATGATATTTTGTGTTCTATAAACAAAGTTCAACAAAATCATTGTTTTCGGTTGTTCCTAAGCCTCTAGCCCTCCACACATTACTACTCTCATCAGCTTCAATTGAAAGGTGAATCCGGTTTTCTTAAGGCTGAGATGTATCCTGATTGTAGACACCACTGAGAAGGGCAtgtctcctcctccttaaGATGGGATCATGGACTTCAATACTTCTCTGCAATGCCAGTCAACCCAGATCCCAGAACTTGTGCGTTAGGTTTATAATGGCCTTCCTACGCGTGTTAATTCAACAATATAATCATGGAACATGCTAGGATTTAAACCTACCACTATTCATGCTTTGTTGGGAAGAGAAATATTTGTGTGcactaaattaaaattgtttGTGAATTCATTGAACCTTGTATGCAGCGATGAACATTTTAATCTGCATCTGCacagtatttttttctctttaaatttaatttgtggcatacatatatttatttggttgTTACAAAATGATTGGCTGCAGGGTTTATTTCAACGAGGCTCCCGTAGAAGTTGTGAAAGAACAGGATAAAGATCTTAGCAAGCTGGGAGCTGATGCAATAATTCCTGCTATGCCAGGACATGTAGTGCAAGCTTTTACCTTGCTGAAATCAAGCCCCGAAGCTCAGGTCTGTGTTACactgttttgtatttttatcgcTGTTATGGTCTTATGGACAATATATGTCAGATGTTATGATCATCTACACACACTGAACAGTTATATTTCTGAATTAGGATATCCCAtaccatgttttttaaatttgtttcattGGGGAACATCTGGATATGCATAGACCATGGCATCGGGCAAAGTTCATGCACT is a window of Oryza brachyantha chromosome 8, ObraRS2, whole genome shotgun sequence DNA encoding:
- the LOC102713016 gene encoding uncharacterized protein LOC102713016, producing the protein MGGGVMRTAAKVGIAGGAAGRFRHAAPAFATAAASAEAGAAVAAQPLVSAAAGGEVPAVAAPGVQWASASWEMDDWEFADWRDVGAAEPEVTAAGKPRLVFAPPSREEAEVATTELRDAIDRVYFNEAPVEVVKEQDKDLSKLGADAIIPAMPGHVVQAFTLLKSSPEAQGVVASLASDKNVWEAVLKNEKVMEFYKTHQQSLVYTFPEDTATVESPEKLVDAASENVHLGEKPTGFPFADFVDNAKKTVIDIVDNITHFFQDMFRKPDENQASTGKGGSHSFAEMAAGGSFVALAIGVILVILFKRS